One stretch of Meriones unguiculatus strain TT.TT164.6M chromosome 7, Bangor_MerUng_6.1, whole genome shotgun sequence DNA includes these proteins:
- the Ccdc43 gene encoding coiled-coil domain-containing protein 43 yields the protein MAAPSEVAAAVLGEGDGGGFGSWLDTRLEALGVDRAVYAAYILGVLQEEEEEEKLDALQGILSAFLEEDSLLDICKEIVERWSETRNVSTEVKKEDEVQAITTLIEKQAQIVVKPRVVSEEERQRKAALLAQYADVTDEEDEADEKDDSGSSTTNSSSDKSLFRNTNVEDVLNARKLERDSLRDESQRKKEQDKLQREKDKLAKQERKEKEKKRTQRGERKR from the exons ATGGCGGCGCCCAGCGAAGTGGCCGCGGCGGTCCTCGGGGAGGGCGATGGCGGGGGTTTCGGATCCTGGCTGGACACACGGCTGGAGGCGCTGGGGGTGGACCGAGCCGTTTACGCCGCTTACATCCTGGGTGTcctgcaggaggaggaggaggaagagaagctggACGCCCTGCAGGGCATCCTGTCTGCTTTCCTG GAAGAAGATTCTCTTCTTGATATCTGTAAGGAAATTGTAGAACGATGGTCAGAAACTCGGAATGTCAGCACTGAAGTAAAAAAAGAAG ATGAGGTGCAGGCCATCACCACCTTGATTGAGAAGCAGGCCCAGATCGTGGTGAAGCCCAGGGTGGTTtcagaagaagagaggcagaggaaagccgCCCTGCTGGCTCAGTATGCCGATGTGACGGACGAAGAGGA TGAAGCAGATGAGAAAGATGATTCAGGCTCTTCAACAACAAACAGCAGTTCTGACAAAT CCTTGTTCCGAAACACCAATGTGGAAGATGTTCTCAATGCTCGGAAATTGGAGCGAGACTCACTTCGGGATGAGTcccagaggaagaaggaacaggacaAACTGCAGAGGGAGAAGGACAAACTAGCCAAGCAGGAACgcaaggagaaggaaaagaaaaggacacaGAGAGGGGAACGCAAGCGATAA
- the Meioc gene encoding meiosis-specific coiled-coil domain-containing protein MEIOC, with protein MEVSGGGDARRPRHPQGPREGAEPKVAFRGSANRCWNLSVDPSSRLSDVFNSMMLTGSTSFYDCYKSQNEDNVDLRQTCTPLSSSTEYTSSIDSSLFYAPWSTYGDDIKQPSSSQISVKNRIQTERNDYGSETDLYGLVSNILEEQDKSQPYFAEGTCSSNLKSVWPMNTSRFVDHHDLLTETKRPIDTAISQQAFYSGESVSAVEKQYLHNSNITPQQKIDELYHGYTGLDLEEQWLYLSRSDHSNCYNIQTNDTVKATFQEYPFIKNCFTPQTSLSDIMKESGIDTYPYGREKICAKGLETPLQHKRAEIFLSQFNRYNENADYCRYPEYAHPNKAKLNKCSNFSVQDGKKLANGTPETPTVEADAYTKLFQVKPANQKKMEETIPDQQNFAFPKTTPHLTEKQFAKEAAFTADFGLKSEYGLKPHTACPANNDFANVTEKQQFAKPDPLNSEYFKSVNLFSNSATSSGGISLNRPTWMNVQTKNNLPIPYRNQGNLMKLNSHLSAASKGSNHSSDFPQLSSTNLTSNSNLFQKYCQENPSAFSSFDFSYNGAERIQSVNHMEGLTKTGEDNLFESVTEKKIKQPNGFCDSYSASQYGIIENVNKHNFQAKPQSGHYDPEDIPKHFDGLPQNTYQDLLESQGHFNSHRQGSGDSNINSRVNRTQASCFSNNYMMGDLRHNQGFQQLGSNGFPLRSTHPFGHSVVPLLDSYDLFSYDDLSHLYPYFNDMMYGDNSFSGFVPTFGFQRPIKTRSGPASELHIRLEECYEQWRALEKERKKTELALAKNYPGKKVSSTNNTPIPRLTSNPSRVDRLIVDELREQARVVTLLGKMERLRSSPLHANISTALDRHLESIHIVQSRRKDEIVNASNRQRQGVPRCQDDRDVFALATAIKEMCVATRKARTTLWCALQMTLPKTASTAGQADMEKAFQDIVNCEDKVHESINSNNPMNQRGETSKH; from the exons ATGGAGGTGAGCGGCGGCGGAGACGCCCGCAGGCCCCGTCACCCCCAAGGCCCGAGGGAGGGAGCTGAG CCGAAGGTGGCGTTCCGCGGCAGCGCGAATCGTTGCTGGAACCTGAGCGTCGACCCCAGCAGCCGACTGTCCGATGTGTTCAACAGCATGATGCTGACGGGCTCCACGTCTTTCTATGATTGCTACAAGTCGCAG aatGAAGACAACGTAGACCTAAGGCAGACCTGCACTCCACTCTCTTCATCAACAGAGTATACAAGTTCTATAGACTCCTCACTCTTCTATGCACCATGGTCTACTTACGGAGATGATATTAAACAACCTTCTAGTTCTCAGATCAGTGTAAAGAACAG GATTCAGACCGAAAGAAATGACTATGGCAGTGAAACCGACTTATATGGACTTGTATCTAACATTTTGGAAGAACAGGATAAATCGCAGCCATATTTTGCTGAAGG GACCTGCTCCTCCAATTTAAAGTCAGTTTGGCCAATGAACACAAGCAGATTTGTAGATCACCATGACCTCTTAACAGAAACCAAAAGGCCAATAGATACAGCTATTTCTCAGCAAGCATTTTATAGTGGTGAATCTGTGTCAGCAGTGGAAAAGCAATACTTGCATAATAGTAATATCACACCACAACAAAAAATAGATGAACTTTATCATGGATATACTGGTTTAGACCTTGAAGAACAATGGTTGTACCTCTCAAGAAGTGATCATTCTAATTGTTACAATATTCAGACAAATGATACAGTTAAGGCAACTTTCCAAGAATATCCATTTATTAAAAACTGTTTTACACCACAAACCAGTCTGTCTGATATCATGAAAGAATCAGGAATTGATACTTATCCTTatggaagagagaaaatatgTGCTAAAGGTCTTGAAACACCATTACAGCATAAAAGGGCAGAGATATTTCTTTCCCAATTCAATAGATATAATGAAAATGCAGATTATTGTAGATACCCAGAATATGCTCATCCTAACAAGGCAAAGCTGAACAAATGTTCAAATTTTAGTGTCCAAGATGGTAAAAAATTAGCCAATGGCACACCTGAAACACCAACTGTGGAAGCAGATGCCTATACGAAGTTGTTCCAAGTTAAACCagcaaatcagaaaaaaatggaggAGACAATACCTGACCAGCAGAATTTCGCATTTCCAAAAACTACACCACATCTGACAGAAAAACAGTTTGCAAAGGAAGCAGCATTCACTGCTGATTTTGGCTTAAAATCAGAATATGGACTAAAGCCTCACACAGCTTGTCCAGCTAATAATGATTTTGCTAATGTCACTGAAAAGCAACAGTTTGCTAAGCCTGATCCTCTAAACTCTGAATATTTTAAATCAGTGAATTTATTCTCAAATTCAGCAacatcttcaggaggtatcagtTTAAACAGACCAACTTGGATGAATgttcaaacaaaaaataaccttCCTATTCCTTATCGAAATCAAGGTAACTTGATGAAATTAAATAGTCATTTAAGTGCAGCTTCAAAAGGTTCTAACCATTCTTCAGATTTTCCCCAACTCTCATCTACAAATTTAACCTCAAATAGCAATTTATTTCAGAAGTATTGCCAAGAAAACCCTTCAGCATTTTCTAGTTTTGATTTTAGTTACAATGGTGCAGAAAGAATTCAATCTGTGAATCACATGGAAGGACTAACAAAAACTGGAGAAGACAATCTCTTTGAATCggttacagagaaaaaaataaagcagccGAATGGATTTTGTGATAGCTATTCAGCATCACAGTATGGGATAatagaaaatgtaaacaaacataATTTTCAAGCCAAGCCCCAGAGTGGACATTACGATCCTGAGGACATTCCAAAGCATTTTGATGGGCTACCTCAAAATACATACCAAGACCTGTTAGAGTCACAGGGTCATTTTAATAGCCACAGACAAGGAAGTGGAGACAGCAATATTAATAGCCGCGTGAATCGCACACAGGCCTCATGCTTTTCTAATAATTATATGATGGGAGATTTACGACATAATCAGGGGTTTCAACAACTTGGTTCAAATGGGTTTCCCCTAAGATCTACCCACCCATTTGGCCATTCAGTTGTTCCACTGTTGGATTCCTATGATTTGTTTTCTTATGATGACTTAAGCCATTTATATCCTTATTTTAATGATATGATGTATGGTGATAATTCCTTTTCTGGTTTTGTGCCAACTTTTGGATTTCAAAGACCAATTAAAACCCGTAGTGGACCAGCTAGTGAGCTTCATATTCGTCTAGAAGAGTGCTATGAACAATGGAGAGCattagaaaaggagagaaaaaag ACTGAATTAGCCCTTGCCAAGAATTATCCAGGAAAAAAAGTATCCAGTACTAATAATACTCCAATTCCAAGACTGACTTCCAACCCATCTAGAGTTGATCGATTAATTGTGGATGAACTTCGAGAACAAGCCAGA GTTGTGACTTTACTAGGCAAAATGGAACGTCTTCGAAGCTCTCCCCTTCATGCTAATATCTCTACTGCTCTTGATAGACACTTGGAGTCAATTCACATTGTACAGTCACGAAGAAAGGATGAAATTGTTAATGCTTCCAATCGGCAAAGACAAGGAGTGCCTAGGTGCCAAGATGACAGAG ATGTTTTTGCTCTTGCTACAGCAATTAAAGAGATGTGTGTAGCTACTCGAAAAGCACGCACTACCCTATGGTGTGCACTGCAGATGACCTTGCCAAAAACAGCAAGTACAGCAGGCCAAGCTGACATGGAAAAGGCTTTCCAAGATATAGTAAACTGTGAAGATAAAGTCCATGAAAGCATAAATAGTAACAATCCAATGAACCAGAGAGGTGAAACAAGTAAACATTAA